A section of the Ignavibacteriales bacterium genome encodes:
- a CDS encoding ImmA/IrrE family metallo-endopeptidase yields MERNHYIKDTINIYRFNNMKIWKNKSVIQLLSEESKSDPVEIIKERAKKLVVESIDKGWKGPPYNPLDLARFLKIDISPNDNVIDARTIPIGKNKFLIEYNPFERESRINFSIAHELGHFLFSDCSDEIRNRESKVAYGKGEQWELEFLCNVAASEILLPYGSFIEDANKANLNIHSLIELSNKYKASLEAVMLRFTSVTNKSCGIAFATFRNDSLIVDYSKTSKDFGVNFSKNFVIPFTSEAYSCKYSGRTSSENVRWEILDGRHFRLSYVGLPPLPQQSNQRVGIFFVPLDIESIKESKIKIEFGDAREPLGAGNKIIAQLINTSGGVGFGFGRAMAEAWPETKHSIANWKNDTKNFRLGKTKMFELEKGLFVFQMLAQQGIHAKRGEIPLKYSALRLCLKELAKSALEINASVHMPQIGAGQAGGNWDIIQEMIFSELVLKEIDVTVYILPGKISKPIFKNTLSLFDEESLWQKEN; encoded by the coding sequence ATGGAAAGAAATCATTACATTAAAGATACCATAAATATTTATAGGTTTAACAATATGAAAATTTGGAAAAACAAATCTGTAATTCAATTACTGAGTGAAGAAAGTAAGAGTGATCCTGTAGAAATTATTAAGGAGAGAGCAAAGAAATTAGTTGTAGAATCTATTGATAAAGGATGGAAAGGGCCACCGTATAATCCACTCGATTTAGCAAGGTTTTTAAAAATTGATATTTCCCCAAATGATAATGTTATTGATGCGAGGACAATTCCAATTGGAAAAAATAAATTTCTGATTGAGTATAACCCATTTGAGAGAGAATCTAGAATAAACTTTTCAATCGCACATGAGTTAGGTCATTTTTTGTTCAGTGATTGTAGCGATGAAATCCGCAATAGAGAGTCAAAAGTTGCTTATGGAAAGGGTGAACAATGGGAGCTTGAATTTTTATGTAATGTAGCCGCATCGGAGATTCTCTTACCTTATGGTTCTTTTATCGAAGATGCAAATAAAGCAAATTTAAATATACACTCTTTGATTGAATTATCAAATAAGTATAAAGCTTCATTGGAAGCAGTAATGCTCAGATTCACAAGTGTTACTAACAAGTCGTGTGGTATTGCGTTTGCTACTTTCAGGAATGACTCCTTAATAGTTGATTACTCGAAAACCTCAAAGGATTTTGGGGTAAACTTCTCAAAAAATTTTGTAATACCTTTTACATCGGAAGCATATTCTTGTAAGTACTCAGGAAGAACCTCAAGCGAAAATGTAAGGTGGGAAATTCTTGACGGTAGACATTTTAGACTAAGTTATGTTGGTCTTCCCCCTTTGCCTCAACAATCAAATCAAAGAGTGGGAATTTTCTTTGTTCCACTTGACATAGAAAGTATAAAAGAAAGCAAAATAAAAATAGAGTTTGGAGATGCTCGTGAGCCGTTGGGAGCCGGAAATAAAATAATAGCACAGCTAATAAATACAAGTGGAGGGGTTGGCTTTGGATTTGGGAGGGCTATGGCTGAGGCTTGGCCAGAAACAAAACATTCCATTGCAAACTGGAAAAATGATACAAAAAACTTTCGCTTAGGTAAAACAAAAATGTTTGAATTGGAAAAAGGACTTTTTGTTTTTCAGATGTTAGCACAACAAGGAATTCACGCTAAAAGGGGAGAAATTCCTTTGAAGTACTCGGCATTAAGATTATGCCTTAAAGAATTAGCTAAATCTGCGCTAGAAATTAACGCGAGTGTACATATGCCTCAAATCGGTGCAGGGCAAGCTGGGGGGAATTGGGATATAATACAGGAAATGATATTCTCTGAATTAGTTTTAAAAGAAATAGATGTAACCGTCTACATACTACCAGGTAAAATTTCTAAGCCAATCTTTAAAAATACTCTTTCATTATTTGACGAAGAATCTCTATGGCAGAAAGAAAATTAA
- a CDS encoding adenylosuccinate synthetase produces the protein MAERKLILLLSGEIASGKTTLSKNLQDKYGFKVSRTREGIKKRYHASRSREDLQIFGEKLDKTTKGRWVLEHFQDEFYTSFFENDFFVIDSVRIKEQIEQFRRAYGYSVFHIHLLSSDATLYDRFIKRGENKDLGERKLKRKYSEFKKNNTESQVNELADKADLVIDTDRCNANDVFVKVVCFLKLLPPNDSELVDIIVGGQFGSEGKGQVAAYLSPNYDCLLRVGGPNAGHSVYEEPIHDVFHLLPSGTNRNKTAKLILGPGSVINLKKILEEVKKFGIEDRKRLIIDENVTVISEEDIKNEKKYKKNIGSTTQGVGYATAKNIIERIKGKNSHKAKHFKELSSFIGSSFEELQFLFRHNKKILLEGTQGTLLSLHHGIYPYVTSRDTSASGCLSEAGISPKRVRKIILVTRTYPIRVAGNSGPFLSNEIGWNDVSKRSRIKINELLNREKTTTTKRDRRVAEFSWPLFQKSCELNSPTDIALTFSDYICIENRKAKRYEQLTSETKRMIEEVERCAGVPVSLISTSFDYRAIIDRRNWI, from the coding sequence ATGGCAGAAAGAAAATTAATCTTGTTGTTGAGTGGCGAAATTGCCTCGGGTAAGACAACCCTGTCTAAGAATCTTCAGGATAAATATGGATTTAAGGTATCAAGAACCAGGGAAGGAATTAAGAAAAGATATCATGCTAGTAGATCACGTGAAGATTTGCAGATTTTCGGAGAAAAATTGGACAAAACAACCAAAGGGAGATGGGTCTTAGAACATTTTCAAGATGAATTCTATACAAGTTTTTTCGAAAATGATTTTTTTGTTATAGATTCAGTTAGAATCAAGGAACAGATTGAACAATTTCGAAGAGCATATGGTTATTCAGTTTTCCACATTCATTTATTGTCATCAGATGCGACTTTGTATGATAGGTTCATCAAAAGGGGTGAGAATAAGGATTTAGGAGAAAGGAAATTAAAAAGAAAATATTCTGAGTTTAAGAAAAATAATACAGAATCTCAGGTTAATGAGCTAGCAGATAAAGCTGATCTTGTAATTGATACTGATAGATGTAATGCCAACGATGTTTTTGTTAAAGTAGTTTGTTTCCTGAAGTTGCTACCTCCTAATGATAGTGAGTTAGTGGATATAATTGTTGGGGGTCAGTTTGGATCAGAGGGCAAAGGTCAAGTGGCGGCATACTTATCGCCAAATTATGATTGTTTATTGAGGGTCGGAGGTCCAAATGCAGGCCATTCGGTTTATGAGGAACCGATACATGATGTTTTCCATCTTTTACCTTCCGGGACCAACAGAAATAAAACGGCGAAGCTTATATTGGGTCCAGGGTCAGTGATTAATCTTAAAAAGATTTTAGAAGAAGTAAAGAAATTTGGTATTGAGGATAGGAAGAGACTGATTATTGATGAGAATGTTACAGTTATATCAGAAGAAGATATTAAAAATGAAAAAAAATACAAGAAAAATATCGGTTCGACAACTCAAGGAGTGGGATATGCTACTGCCAAAAATATCATTGAAAGAATTAAAGGCAAAAATTCTCATAAGGCCAAGCACTTTAAGGAACTAAGTTCTTTTATAGGATCTTCTTTTGAAGAGTTACAATTCTTGTTTAGACATAATAAGAAAATACTATTGGAAGGCACCCAAGGAACTTTGTTAAGTTTACACCATGGTATCTATCCATATGTTACATCAAGAGATACATCTGCGTCAGGGTGCTTATCGGAAGCGGGTATATCACCGAAAAGAGTAAGGAAAATTATTTTAGTTACAAGAACATATCCTATAAGGGTAGCGGGTAATTCAGGTCCTTTTTTGAGCAATGAAATTGGTTGGAATGATGTCTCAAAGAGATCTAGGATTAAGATAAATGAATTACTGAACAGGGAAAAAACAACAACGACAAAAAGGGATAGGAGAGTAGCAGAATTTTCTTGGCCTTTATTCCAAAAATCATGTGAATTAAATTCTCCAACCGACATTGCTTTAACTTTCTCTGATTACATCTGTATTGAGAATAGGAAAGCCAAAAGGTATGAACAACTAACCTCAGAGACAAAAAGAATGATAGAAGAAGTTGAAAGGTGTGCGGGTGTGCCTGTTAGCCTAATAAGCACTTCATTTGATTATAGAGCAATTATAGACAGGAGAAATTGGATTTAA
- a CDS encoding DUF4159 domain-containing protein, with protein MKRFIIIPVILLVAFIIVKAQEGNDPRGERKDSSPFKIARLQYSGGGDWYNDPSAEINMMEYLKKNTVIDVDEAKFYSVNVNSDEIFDYPFIMITGHGNIELSENEAVRLRRYCEAGGFLYVDDDYGMDESFRREIKKIFPTDEMRELPFNHPIYHSEYDFPHGLPKIHEHDGKPPQGFAVYSNGRMCLYYTYETNISDGWADTKEHNDPPEKREESFKMGTNIVVYALMN; from the coding sequence ATGAAACGATTTATTATCATACCCGTCATTTTATTAGTAGCGTTTATTATTGTAAAGGCGCAGGAGGGGAACGATCCGCGGGGTGAGCGGAAGGATAGTTCCCCGTTCAAGATAGCGCGGCTACAGTATTCGGGCGGGGGTGACTGGTATAATGATCCTTCGGCTGAGATAAATATGATGGAGTATCTTAAGAAGAACACAGTGATAGACGTGGACGAGGCGAAATTTTATTCGGTGAACGTGAACTCGGATGAGATATTCGATTATCCTTTTATAATGATAACGGGGCACGGTAATATAGAGCTGAGCGAGAATGAGGCAGTGCGCTTGAGGCGGTACTGCGAGGCAGGAGGGTTTTTATATGTGGATGATGATTATGGTATGGACGAGTCGTTCAGGCGCGAGATAAAAAAAATATTTCCTACGGATGAGATGAGGGAGCTTCCATTTAATCACCCGATATATCACAGTGAGTATGACTTCCCGCATGGTCTGCCGAAGATACATGAGCATGATGGTAAGCCGCCGCAGGGCTTCGCGGTGTATAGTAACGGGAGAATGTGTCTGTATTATACTTATGAGACGAACATTTCAGATGGGTGGGCAGATACAAAGGAGCATAATGATCCTCCCGAAAAGAGAGAGGAAAGTTTTAAGATGGGTACGAATATCGTTGTGTACGCGCTGATGAATTGA
- a CDS encoding T9SS type A sorting domain-containing protein, whose translation MLKTFYTIIILLLLAGTSFAGDYAVWIKINNDNDLRYLQTLVKEFDDVKITPSGKFIYNQDNGYVTAICNSSQLGALRNSRFDIIKTQEYRYIPQTQQLQTDAIPYQFGWPRQSSIDWPWYNSSTTIADMDGNGTYEIFATHSFTSSGTPLLYGYKASGAFVLGFPYSIPFGSLQTSGSIEIPALGDIDGDGEMEVVHADENGQVYAHNFDGSMVTGFPFSTGAVSEHSTPCLVDVNNDNKLEIVIISFDRSNDLNARLHLLSWNTGTVTEMPGFPIDYLKASSSAPVAADVDNDGKTEIFFGTGYDAGSSYEGRLMCYTHDGAVKPGWPKLCGPYSVGGTPVLYDLNNDNKLDVVIRLKDLNTSDINGIYAYNPDGTLLPNFPFPVPSGHPYAGVSIGDVDGDSEVEIAFGTVEAVSLGKIVCFNLDGTMLPSFPRGVFATWVDGNTAIADVTGDGIPEIIGGTNQGKMYAITATGDSAAGFPLSSEATVLNAFNSNPTMVDIDGDGDVELFAPCNDRKIYAWDTPGLWDPAPKKTWSTYKGNSRRDGTQKLDIPTGIQNSNSGIPDRFSLSQNYPNPFNPATSIKFALAGNTFVELSVYNLLGERVAVLVKEDLPAGEYSFTWDASALPSGVYFYKLETKSFTDIKKAILIK comes from the coding sequence ATGCTTAAAACTTTTTACACTATAATAATACTCCTGCTATTAGCAGGAACTTCCTTCGCAGGCGATTACGCCGTCTGGATAAAAATAAATAACGACAACGATCTCCGGTACCTGCAAACACTTGTCAAGGAATTTGATGACGTAAAAATTACCCCTAGTGGGAAATTCATCTATAATCAGGATAATGGCTACGTAACCGCTATATGTAATTCATCACAGCTTGGCGCTCTGCGAAATTCCCGCTTTGATATTATAAAAACTCAGGAATACAGATACATTCCGCAGACACAGCAGCTACAGACCGATGCTATCCCGTACCAGTTCGGATGGCCTCGCCAATCCTCGATAGACTGGCCCTGGTACAACTCATCAACGACAATTGCCGATATGGATGGCAATGGTACTTACGAGATTTTCGCGACACACTCATTTACCTCTAGCGGAACTCCCTTGCTCTATGGCTACAAAGCCAGCGGAGCCTTCGTTCTCGGTTTTCCGTACTCTATACCGTTCGGTTCGTTGCAAACGTCCGGCTCGATAGAGATACCTGCCCTCGGCGACATAGACGGAGACGGCGAGATGGAGGTTGTCCATGCCGATGAGAATGGACAGGTGTATGCACACAATTTTGACGGATCGATGGTAACGGGATTTCCCTTCTCGACCGGAGCGGTCAGCGAACACTCGACACCTTGCTTGGTCGATGTGAATAATGACAACAAACTTGAGATCGTGATAATATCCTTTGACAGAAGTAATGACTTAAACGCGCGCCTGCACCTGCTCAGCTGGAACACCGGAACGGTGACGGAAATGCCCGGCTTCCCGATAGACTACCTTAAAGCATCATCATCTGCGCCCGTTGCCGCGGACGTTGATAATGACGGCAAGACCGAGATATTCTTCGGGACGGGATATGACGCGGGGTCGAGCTATGAAGGACGCCTAATGTGTTATACTCACGACGGCGCTGTAAAACCCGGCTGGCCCAAACTTTGCGGACCTTACTCGGTCGGTGGCACACCAGTGCTCTACGATTTGAATAACGATAACAAACTGGACGTCGTAATACGTCTCAAAGACCTAAACACCTCCGACATAAATGGAATTTATGCTTACAATCCCGACGGCACACTACTCCCTAATTTTCCGTTCCCCGTTCCGTCCGGACATCCTTACGCCGGTGTTTCCATCGGTGATGTGGACGGTGATAGTGAGGTCGAGATCGCTTTCGGGACAGTGGAGGCGGTTTCCCTCGGCAAAATTGTGTGTTTCAATTTAGACGGAACGATGCTGCCCAGTTTTCCGAGAGGTGTTTTTGCTACCTGGGTAGACGGAAATACTGCCATCGCGGACGTGACCGGAGACGGTATCCCCGAAATTATCGGCGGCACTAACCAGGGAAAAATGTACGCTATCACCGCAACCGGTGATTCCGCTGCAGGATTCCCGCTCAGTAGTGAAGCTACCGTACTAAATGCTTTTAACTCTAACCCGACGATGGTGGACATCGACGGGGATGGTGACGTCGAGCTCTTCGCTCCCTGCAACGACAGAAAGATCTACGCGTGGGATACGCCCGGGCTGTGGGACCCCGCCCCAAAAAAGACATGGAGCACATACAAAGGCAACTCACGCCGTGATGGAACCCAAAAACTCGACATTCCGACGGGGATTCAAAACTCGAATTCAGGCATACCTGATAGGTTTTCTCTTTCGCAGAACTATCCGAATCCATTTAATCCGGCGACGAGTATAAAGTTCGCGCTCGCGGGAAACACATTCGTGGAGTTAAGCGTATATAATTTGTTGGGGGAGAGGGTCGCTGTGCTGGTGAAGGAGGACCTCCCGGCGGGAGAGTATTCGTTCACGTGGGATGCTTCTGCGCTCCCGAGCGGTGTGTATTTTTATAAGCTGGAGACAAAAAGCTTCACTGACATCAAGAAAGCTATACTAATTAAATAA
- a CDS encoding PAS domain S-box protein, which yields MKEIFYKIGNTLNKLSGPGVFFTALLLSLIIGSADLITGKKLLISFFYFIPVVISSIYGGRRTGILIGLVSGIIYFVTGVFANSWSTPVDSILNLILPAIIFMTAAAFISTRREEKPASSNEQIPARLSSNGMGSNGTNGHGERDFRKFFDNAIDAIYATDEQGNLVVANSAFFDITGYSEKEISSLNYKNLVSPSHRKKVDTFYKRQFINRTQNSYIEFPILTKKGDEKWVAQNTYMIQENGSVSEFYFVTRDISEQVKSKKFAEDNEKKLRQIIDLVPHFIFAKDINGKFILANQATAEVYGTTVEDLLTKTDADFAKSKEEAEGFRKDDLEVIKSGEAKFIQEEKITDAEGNVRYLQTIKIPYTEPETNKAAVLGVSTDITERKSFLEALLESETKFRSFAKTAPVALTRYDPQVQRYEFVNDEFIRQSGYAKEEFDMLSEEQLQDMLHEEDREKIYKSFKKWQEKGYKGIEHLDYRITNKTGSIVWLDTYFYADRGEDGNLKYINQICVDITEQKLIEQSLKRSEERYKTFIHHSTEGIYRLEMENPVDISLDEEEFVKGVFDNAYIAECNDAMARMYGFENTEDALNKKLIELHGSGDVTENTNTFLSFIRSGLKISNAETIEMDKDGNKKYFNNNAVGMVENGMLMRIWGSQSDITERKEIIEQNRKLYRAVEQSSASIIITNTSGVIEYVNHKFSEITGYPAEEVLGKVARIFKKGTIVGLENNRELIDIIAGGVEWSGEYLNRRKNDENYWEYANISPIKNDNGEVTHFVAICEDITDQKLTEDSIRRSEERYRAFITHSSEGIYRMELRKPININSSLEEHINHFMDHAYLAECNDVMAKMYGYEKAEEVVNKQVKDLLGNREESQASNSISFESFVKAGYRINNSETKEIDKEGNVKYFLNNGVGIIENDHLVRLWGTQRDITQLRMMQEELRKLSRAVEQSPDSVIITNTEGKIVYVNPKFSEVTGFTPAEVHGMYPFILLKGEAPKEIYNEIWDAMREGNDWKGEYFNRKKNGERYWEYATISPIKDEEGNITHYVYVKEDISERKVFENELLSAKEKAEEASNAKSRFLANMSHEIRTPMNGIVGMAQLLTLTDLNEEQSEYVDMIHYSSDVLLKIINDVLDFSKIESGKFKLNEEEFNIIELLDNTFKILRSDAESKRLKFVFDVDKALNIKVLGDRYRLNQILTNLISNAIKFTQQGEIRVKVKEAARKGSKIMLEFIISDTGIGIPSDKFESLFESFTQLENPYVKQYMGTGLGLSIVKRLIDMMKGEISVTSEEDKGSEFTVRLDFKLVK from the coding sequence ATGAAAGAGATTTTTTACAAAATAGGTAACACCTTAAATAAACTATCCGGACCCGGGGTATTTTTCACTGCTTTACTACTTTCCTTAATAATAGGTTCCGCAGACCTCATCACAGGTAAGAAGTTGTTAATTTCATTTTTCTATTTCATCCCGGTAGTAATTTCCAGCATTTACGGCGGACGCAGAACGGGTATCCTCATCGGTCTGGTGAGCGGAATAATATATTTTGTTACCGGGGTTTTTGCAAATTCGTGGAGCACACCGGTGGACTCTATATTAAATCTCATACTTCCTGCAATTATCTTTATGACAGCGGCGGCATTTATTTCGACGAGGCGTGAGGAAAAGCCAGCTTCGTCTAACGAACAAATACCGGCGAGGTTATCGAGCAACGGCATGGGAAGTAACGGAACGAACGGACACGGAGAGAGAGATTTCAGGAAGTTTTTCGATAACGCGATAGACGCGATCTATGCAACCGACGAACAGGGAAACCTGGTTGTTGCAAACAGCGCTTTTTTTGACATCACCGGTTATTCCGAAAAAGAAATATCCAGCCTGAACTATAAAAATCTTGTTTCCCCATCACACAGGAAGAAGGTAGATACTTTTTATAAAAGGCAGTTTATAAACAGGACACAGAATTCATACATAGAGTTTCCGATACTCACCAAAAAGGGTGATGAGAAATGGGTGGCGCAGAACACATACATGATACAGGAGAACGGTTCTGTTTCGGAATTTTATTTTGTTACGCGAGACATATCTGAGCAGGTAAAGAGTAAGAAGTTCGCAGAGGATAATGAAAAGAAACTGAGACAGATAATAGACCTGGTACCACATTTTATTTTTGCGAAAGATATAAACGGGAAATTCATATTAGCCAACCAGGCAACTGCTGAGGTTTACGGTACGACAGTGGAAGACCTTCTTACAAAGACCGACGCCGATTTTGCAAAGTCAAAAGAGGAGGCGGAGGGCTTCAGGAAGGATGACCTGGAAGTAATAAAAAGCGGAGAGGCGAAATTTATACAGGAAGAAAAGATAACGGATGCTGAAGGAAACGTAAGATATTTACAGACAATAAAGATCCCTTACACAGAGCCGGAAACAAATAAAGCAGCAGTTCTTGGTGTTTCTACGGATATAACAGAAAGGAAGAGCTTCCTGGAGGCATTGCTGGAGAGTGAAACAAAATTCAGAAGTTTTGCAAAGACTGCCCCTGTGGCATTGACGAGGTATGATCCCCAGGTACAGAGGTATGAATTTGTAAACGATGAGTTTATCAGGCAATCGGGGTATGCCAAGGAAGAATTTGACATGCTGAGTGAAGAACAGCTCCAGGATATGCTTCATGAGGAAGACAGGGAGAAGATATATAAGAGCTTTAAGAAATGGCAGGAAAAAGGTTACAAAGGTATCGAGCACCTCGATTACAGGATAACAAATAAGACAGGCTCAATAGTCTGGCTTGATACATATTTTTACGCCGACCGGGGTGAGGATGGTAATCTAAAATACATAAACCAGATCTGTGTCGATATTACCGAGCAGAAGCTAATCGAGCAATCGCTTAAGCGAAGCGAAGAAAGATACAAAACATTTATCCATCACAGCACGGAGGGTATTTACAGGCTTGAAATGGAAAACCCCGTTGATATAAGCCTCGATGAAGAGGAATTCGTAAAGGGAGTATTCGATAACGCTTACATTGCAGAGTGCAACGACGCGATGGCAAGGATGTACGGTTTTGAAAATACAGAGGATGCGCTGAACAAAAAGCTCATAGAGCTTCACGGCAGTGGTGACGTAACCGAGAACACAAATACATTCCTGAGCTTTATCCGCTCCGGTCTAAAGATATCAAACGCGGAAACGATAGAGATGGATAAGGACGGCAATAAGAAATATTTTAATAATAATGCCGTCGGTATGGTAGAGAATGGTATGCTGATGAGAATATGGGGATCACAATCCGACATTACCGAGAGAAAAGAAATAATAGAGCAGAACAGGAAACTCTACAGGGCGGTAGAACAAAGCTCGGCATCGATCATTATAACGAACACATCCGGTGTTATAGAATATGTGAACCACAAGTTTTCCGAGATAACGGGATACCCGGCTGAGGAAGTTCTCGGAAAGGTCGCGAGGATTTTTAAGAAGGGAACGATAGTCGGGCTGGAAAATAACCGGGAGCTTATAGACATAATAGCCGGGGGTGTCGAGTGGAGCGGTGAGTATCTAAACAGAAGAAAGAACGACGAGAACTACTGGGAATACGCAAACATATCACCGATAAAAAATGACAACGGCGAAGTAACCCACTTCGTTGCAATATGCGAGGACATTACGGATCAAAAACTGACGGAAGACTCTATCAGAAGAAGTGAAGAGAGGTACAGAGCGTTCATTACTCACAGTTCCGAAGGTATATACAGGATGGAGCTGAGAAAACCAATAAACATAAATTCATCACTGGAAGAGCACATAAACCATTTCATGGACCATGCCTACCTGGCGGAATGTAACGACGTTATGGCGAAAATGTACGGCTATGAAAAGGCTGAAGAAGTGGTGAATAAGCAGGTGAAAGACCTTCTCGGGAACAGGGAAGAAAGCCAGGCATCTAACAGTATTTCTTTTGAGTCGTTCGTAAAGGCAGGGTACAGGATAAACAATAGTGAAACAAAAGAAATAGATAAGGAAGGCAACGTAAAGTATTTCCTCAATAACGGTGTCGGTATAATAGAGAACGATCATCTGGTACGACTATGGGGTACACAGAGAGATATTACCCAACTGAGGATGATGCAGGAGGAACTGAGAAAACTATCGAGGGCTGTAGAGCAAAGTCCAGACTCAGTTATTATTACAAACACCGAGGGAAAGATAGTTTACGTGAATCCGAAGTTTTCAGAGGTAACAGGTTTTACTCCTGCTGAGGTGCACGGCATGTACCCGTTCATATTGCTGAAAGGTGAGGCACCGAAAGAGATATATAATGAGATATGGGACGCAATGAGAGAAGGCAATGATTGGAAGGGTGAGTATTTTAACAGGAAGAAGAACGGGGAAAGATACTGGGAATATGCTACGATATCTCCGATCAAGGATGAAGAAGGCAACATCACCCATTATGTATATGTGAAGGAAGATATATCCGAGCGTAAGGTATTCGAGAACGAACTCCTCAGCGCGAAGGAAAAAGCAGAAGAAGCAAGTAACGCAAAGAGCCGGTTCCTTGCAAATATGAGCCACGAGATAAGAACACCGATGAACGGGATAGTGGGAATGGCACAGCTATTGACCCTGACGGACCTGAACGAGGAACAGTCGGAATACGTCGATATGATACACTATTCATCAGACGTGCTATTGAAGATCATAAACGACGTACTGGACTTCTCAAAGATCGAATCAGGTAAGTTTAAGCTGAACGAAGAAGAGTTTAATATAATAGAATTACTCGATAATACATTTAAGATACTCAGGTCGGATGCCGAGAGCAAGCGTCTAAAATTCGTTTTCGACGTGGACAAGGCGCTCAATATAAAAGTGCTGGGTGACCGTTACCGTCTGAACCAGATACTGACCAATCTTATCAGCAACGCGATAAAGTTCACACAACAGGGCGAAATCAGAGTAAAGGTTAAAGAGGCTGCCCGCAAGGGATCTAAGATAATGCTGGAATTTATAATATCTGATACCGGAATCGGAATCCCAAGCGACAAGTTCGAGAGTCTTTTCGAGAGCTTCACTCAGCTGGAGAATCCATACGTCAAGCAGTACATGGGTACCGGGCTGGGACTTTCCATTGTTAAGAGACTGATAGACATGATGAAGGGTGAAATAAGCGTAACGAGTGAAGAGGACAAGGGAAGTGAGTTTACGGTGAGGCTGGATTTTAAATTGGTGAAGTAA
- a CDS encoding VOC family protein — MYKIIPYLTFNGNCEEAMNFYKDALDGEIEAMMNFEGAPMEVPEDYKSKVMHSTLKAGDLTLMASDSMPGQPFTAGNNISLSLNFDNEDDQKKTFDNLSAGGNVTMPLQDTFWGAKFGMCTDKFGVNWMFNHDKPEN, encoded by the coding sequence ATGTACAAAATTATTCCTTATCTTACTTTTAACGGAAATTGCGAGGAAGCAATGAACTTTTACAAGGACGCCCTCGACGGCGAGATCGAAGCTATGATGAACTTCGAAGGCGCTCCCATGGAAGTTCCCGAAGACTATAAGAGCAAGGTCATGCACTCAACCCTAAAAGCAGGTGATCTCACTCTTATGGCTTCCGATTCTATGCCCGGTCAGCCCTTCACCGCCGGCAATAACATCTCTCTCAGCCTTAATTTTGACAATGAAGATGACCAGAAAAAAACTTTTGACAATCTCTCTGCAGGCGGAAACGTAACTATGCCTCTGCAGGACACCTTCTGGGGTGCTAAATTCGGAATGTGTACTGATAAGTTCGGTGTCAACTGGATGTTCAATCACGACAAACCCGAAAACTAA